GGGGAGCAACACCAAACAGGGGGGAGGCTTTCTCGATGGACAGGCCAGAAGGAGAGACGGGTTACGTCCAACCTACTCATCATAAAGAACAATGAGGGCCAGCCTGTCAATGGTGAACTCACTGGGATGAGAAGCAGATCCCCGCAGGGTGTAAAAGCGCACACTTCACACGCTCCTTTGTATCCACCTCCAGTTGGCTTTTCACTCATGCTACGCCTCCAACAGCAGACAGCTGGGAGGAATTTCCCAAACCCACTATCTCAGATCTCCTCGCTTTATCTGCACCCTGCCCTGCATATTTGACTTCTGTATTTCCACAGTAATACAGTATGTGTTGCCAATATTCTGAACACAATTGTCTTTGGTCCTCTGCTTCCTATTTATATTGCATGTACATGAATTATTTCCAACCCTTTCGGTTCATTTGCCATATTTATCTTACTTGTTGTAATTCCTGTAAATTCTGTAAATATACCACGTAAAATTCTGGTTCTTATTTATTTTCGTTCCATTTTATTTggcttttgttttgtcttttatGTGTATTATCCATCTCTCTGTACATCTGTGGTTCTGGGGGATCTAATAAATTCAAGTACGTATGAATTTGGCATGTTTGAAGTTATTGTGATCATAGTCTGAATtctccacagaaaaaaaaatgtttgtcgTACTCTGTATTTCAGAGTGCTTTTATTAAAGGTCATGGAGTCTTCCCTgtagggcaggggtgtcaaacccAGTCCTGGGCGACCagagtcctgcacatttttgggtttcctctcatttaacacacctgattcacctCCTCGCACCTCatactaattaccacacagctgttgagctgaatcatttgtggtggaagagagaaagaactaagcttcacagggctccggccccccaggactggggtttgacacccctgctttaagtCTTACCTGTGATCCCCTATCTAATGCCCTGTATGTTCACAAGGTCAGGGAACACCAATGCAGTGCCACAACTCACTATTAAATCAGGCCAAACATTGTTCTTCttgtaaataaatgtgaattttttaatgctgttttaaaaaaaatttcagCATCCTGCTTAGCTTTGGCTACATAACAACACTTAAATAGTCATGTGACTACAGAAAGAGAAGCAGGAGTCAACAGTATAACATTTACTGTTAAAGAGGTTAGCAAAGCTACTGAAATAAACTGGATTATCTTTTCATTTGAACAGTTAGGTGTTTCTGAAGTAATCAGGTGTTGGTCTATCAAGAAATGTACTGTCTGTCATCTTTGTCCATGTTTTCTCCCAGGACCAACATTCTTTAATCACAGttttcatcatcatcgtcgtcatcatcatcatcatcatcatcatcatctttgtcttcatcttcctcatcttcATAATCCTCATCTTCGTAATCCTCATCTTCAGCATACTCTTCTACATCATCCCCATCTTCATAGCTTTCATCGTCTTCCTCATCTTTGCTGAACTCACctccatcttcatcatcatcctcaGTGCGGAACTTGCCCGATATGACATCCTTAATCCAGTGCTCCACTTCCTCAGCAGAAGGCAGATCTTCGTTAGCAGCCATGTTCAGCCATATGCTGTCCGCCTGCcagaaggaggtcaggatcaATCGTGAGGTCGCTACTAAACTAATTTAACTGCTAAGCAGTACTGAACGTGATGCCACAGAAACTCAGGAATGGACTTTAACGCAACCTTTTCTGTATGTCCAGTGGGAAAGTAATAAAagttatataaacaaaaaaaatagagCCGCGTACAACTTACACCTGTAACATTTACCACCCCAATCTGAGGCTTTAACAGGTCTACATGAAAGGTCTTCTCCCAGTATGTGATCAgctaaaaaagagaaaaaataattgttGACAGCACATTAAAATCTGGAACTGTACATCAAGTCTAGCCAAGAAATCcattactttatttatatacttaagAGTCTTACTCAAGAAATGATTTCACCACTCACCAAGGGGAAGTCGTCTGGATCGATCCACAACATACTCAGTTGGGGGTTGTCCGTGTTGCTCCTTGCCACCTCCTTCAGGATTTCCAGGAACTCGTACCCATCTGGGGTGGGATTACATTTCTGGAGGGTTTAACTTTGAGACCATGTTAAAGGAACAATGGGAACATCAGCGCAGTGTCTGGACATGTGACTGATACAGctgtactgcagtgtttcccagtgaaGTCCACTGCTGCacggcagtgtttcccagtgaaGTCCTcggggaccggattgggaaactgCTGTATTGTCATGATTTACCAGGGTCTTCCTTCTCTGCAAAGGCCACAATGTGGATACCATTGACATTATCTTCCTGGGGAAGGAGAGACCAGAGAGCATTAAAGCAGCCCAGCGTAACAAAGTTAAGATATTCAGGGATGCAAGTGTGTCAAATAACATCTAAAGAATAACAAATACAATATGCATTATTCAATAAGGTTTATGCACAATTATTAATTGTTTTGAAAATATTGATAATCTTGGATAACTCTTTTCCCAGAGTGACattatttatctttatttttttctgctgttctTTAAGACCAGTATTTCCCAACTGGGTCCTCGGGGAAACACAGACAAGCAAAAACCTAGACTAtctgcgggtccctgaggacccaGACTGGGAAACATTAGAGTGGCCACCTATCAAGGGTTTAATCCATCtcaggggggggggtattctgAGCAAACTACtataaaactgaaaggctcctgtgctaaTTAGTTCAATTCCTGTTCTtatactggtttgtttccttgattgaaagacttacattaacattagtggcaCATGCATGAAACATGATACATGACTGACCattcagcacacagcaagaactcagtatTAAAGTGAAATCTAGGTCTTTAAAATTGAAACGGTACtttacaaaccctgtcctagctcaaagtgtccctgacatggattaaaTGGTCACCCTAGCAAACACTGCTTCAGACTGTCAAATGTGGAAGATACAGGAAGTGGCTGCTCACCCAGGTCTGAAACAGGTCCCCTGCCTGCAGCTTTCTCATGGCAGGTCTATAAACGACACATTAAGACAGCTGACCACAGTCATAGTGCAGCAAAAAATTCATGGCACAGCACTGTATGTACAGTACAGGCACGATAAGACATTCCTACAAGGGCACCTTCTGTGTTCTGTCACAAAATCCACAATTTCCTGCTCAGAGTGAATTTTTCCCGGAATGGTTACTGGTTCCTCCATGAAAGGCTCATAGAGATCCAGTTCATTTATCTTCAGAGTCAACTGTCGGGCCACCTGCAGCGCATCAAATAGCACACAGATCTgcttaaaaacatttcattgggATTGTTATTAAAGGGCAAATTCTGGAGAAGAAGCAAACACGACTTACTGCTTTATCAAAGGTAGCGAAAAACTTAACATACGGCTGGAACTTCCTGGCAGCTTCCTGAAAAGCCTTGAAGTCTAAGAAACGAGAGAGGAGTTTGGTCCTTCCGTTTGTTACCACATCGTTATAGCACATGAAGACTGTGACAGCAGGATGGCCATGTTAGCGAGACGCTCACGCTCCGAGTCCTCTCGCTTGAAATAGCCGATAAGACGGATGTCCTCTTGCATACGGCTGAAAGCACGCAGCTCCACTGGGCTACTGATGAGCTCCACTGGTTCTTTcagcagctggggggggcaaTATATCGTTAAATTACCACAATGTAAATTGTCTAAATAAAACCATCAAAATTGCATCTGAATGGCTACAACAGCCCCTGTTTTCCTGGTAATTTCAGATGCTCACATCCAAGAGGAACCCCATCAAGGTGTCTGCAGAGAGACACCCTTTGTACTCCATGACTTGCCCCTCTTTGATGGTGTACAGGCTCCCTTCTTCCTCTAACCCTGAGGACTCAAAATTGTTTAACCAGGCTATTTGACTTCAAATAAGGGCAATAAACAGAAACTGATGAGTCGTTCCTGGCTGTTTCTGGAAATTTTTTTGGCAAAACAAAATATTGATGATAAAAAAATAGTTCCTTCGATATACTTAATTTCACTTTACACACGGCATGTATTTTTAGTGGTGCAGCAGGACTTTCGTGCCTTATTGCATCATTTCCTGTGCTTACCCAGCTTCTTAGCCACTTTAGCATCCTGGTGGGAATCGATCATTCCGAAGCCAATGTCCTTGTCCTCCAGGACTTGGGCAGTGAGCTAAGGGGAAAGACATTGATAGACAGACCAGACCAGGGGAATGATATTTTCTCATCTCCAAAACGTCATCATGTTCTTTCTTACATATCTCACTTAGTTTGAGTGTATTCTTTCTTaacaaaaaatgcacagatGGAAGTTAAGGAAGTAAAACAATGGCTGGAGATGGTTGTTTTCTTTGCACAGTTCCTTCTACGGTAACATGGTTTATTCTACACAGGCATCGCTAGCATATTCTACTTCCAAAAGCCTGGCACAGACAAAAATGTACATATGCACCACACACATGAATGACCCAATTATTGTCATGTCACAACCTGGCCACTAGAGGGTGTCAGGGGACAATTTCAGAGTCCATCTTTCAGTCCATCTGCTTATGTTTTGATTCCCTAATTAAGTTCAGTTGTTGCTATTGCATTAGCTTCTCGGTGTGTTCTGGTTCTTATCTAAGAGGACAAGAAAATAATTTCCCTGTATAGACCACATGAGTGGACTATAGTAGATTTTAAGATCTACTTTTATTCCTGTCTTCTTGCGTCATTTTAAGGGGGGACTATTACTCTGCTACTGGATTCAAGACAAACACTAGGATATGTCTGGGTTTTTGTGACAATACACTTGATCTAAATCAAAACTTTTTAAACAATCCTATTAATAGTAACAGGTTCACTGATTGGAGCTTTTTAGGTAGAATGCCAGAAAAATTGTTAAAATTGAGCTGTATAATTGTTATCTAAACAGAGAAACAGCACACTTGTCAAGTCACTAGTAGAGTGGAAAGAGCAAACTTAACTGAAGGCTGAGAGGAATGACAGCAGAAAATCTACAGGCAGGTTAAACTGAATATCACCTAACATTCACTTTGAACTCAATTTTGGACACAATGTATTCTTAAATAATACCtttttatatttcaaataaacagcTTTTCGTGTCTCAAGAGAGCAATCCTGTACTGTACATTTGTATATCTCAAGGGCACTTAAAACTAGCAGGACAGTTTGGGGCAGCactgaaaaaagaaacataGTATCGCTTATTTATTGGAAAGTAAATAGCAATTAAAAAGTTGATCCTGTGAAAGCGACTGACCTTGGAACAACTATGGTGTGATCAGAGTCTACTCAGCATAATTGTGTGCTGTGCCCAATAAAATGTTTCGTTCTGTAATAACTATACAGGTTTGTGTATTTAGGGTTAGACAGCTATTAGCTCCTTAAGGTGGTCATGGGGAGTTAATTTGCTGCTTTTATTAAATGTTCCTTTTATTAAAGGACGTAGGGTTAATGCATCTTCTAGTTCTCTGTAAGTATAGTATACCCCCTCACCGTACACCCCCTTACCATATACCCCCTCACCTCCAGGATCAGCTTGCTCAGATGCTGCTTATGTAGGTTCTTGCTGGTAGAAGGAGGCTGGTGGCACAGCAGACACAGCACGTCGTACCTCTTCAGGGCTTTCTTGTAGTTTCTTTCATTGATGTTGATCAGCCTGTCCTTGCCATCAAAGCTGGGGAACTCCAGGCCCTTCATGGGATTACATGGAGGCACCAGGTATAGACAGGGCAAGAAGGAGAGTAAGAAGGCTCTCATGTTCTGGCAAGAAAATACCAGAAAGTGGAAGAAAAAGGGGGATTGAATAGTGGTGGCCACCTCTGAAAGGAGAAATGTTTCCCTCAGAGGAGTGACAGCTTCTGTTTAAACTGACTCCACCGTACCACCTATCTGAGCTGCTTCAGAGCCTCTCATTAACAGCATATTCCTGACCGAGACAGAAATGGCAGGCGGTGATAAGGACGTGTTTGCGTCGGAGTGGGATACCTTACATAGAGTGACAACTCTCCCCTACCAGCACGAAACCATGTTTAGGTGGCCAGTGGTTTCTGGGCTATAAATAAGTGGTGAACCAATGAAAAGGAGACATAAGTGAGGATGTACTCCAACTTTGTCAGTGAGACTGCATTCATAGTAACAATCagggaaaaaaattatgatTCTCTTATCTGCTCATCAGGTTCTTCCTCTATCTTCAAGAAATGCCTTAAGACTGATCTATTACATGGATTCTTTTATTATCTAGATTGTTCTTTGAATGCTGTTATGTTGCATTTACTGGACCTTGAATAGTCTTGTTAGATTCTTGGTTTGTTGTTAGTTATTGTGTAAGTATGTAGTTGGGTATCTCCTGCTCCAaaactgcttacacttgtacctgggcactCATTGTAAACTCAGCATAGCTGCATttatgcctagttgactccttgacagcatgaATGTTTGAAATGTCACTTTGACGTCGCTTTAGACAGAAGTGTCTgctatatatgtaaatataaaagcCAATGTTAGTATCGCTCCTTGAGCAAAGGATTTGCGAATATATTTTGTGATATACGGTAAAGTACTTACCGCGAGATACACAGGCTCTACTAGCTGATCACCGAGCCCGGTTTTTGCTCATGCGATCCGACACTATGAGAAAAATGGAACCACACTGGATTCTGCTGCCTTTTTTTATACTACATTTTTGCTGTGCTGGAATTAGGGCAGCAGAGACAGGTAACGCGTTCCTGttgcatttttttgtattacCGTGCCGTTCAAACTTGCTGGTGTGGTTCATGGCTAAGTTGGGTATCATTGTAACTCCGGTTTCTTTGTGAAAGAGTATACGGACACGTAAAGAGCATCGCGACAAAGATTCACTTTTCTAAGGGAGTTTTTAATGGGGCATGGTGTGTAAACAGATTTAATCGGTTTACTAAATGTGGCGCAGTTAAAGTGCGTTAAAGTTTGCAGCTGGACGTGGCAGTAGAAGAAAGTTGAGATTCACTTTTCATGTTCTGCGGCgtgcatgtgcatgcatgtTTCTTCCTAAACGGATGCGCTGTCCTGCAGTAGATATGCCAAAGGATTTGTCAGGGCAGGCGGAGATAAGTCTTCCCAGGATCTAGACGTAATTAGCGACTTACTTCTTTAATTGGTAGTATACAGCATTCAGAGATGTAGAGGTGGGTAGTGACATACCTACCTGTATTCACTGTAATACCCATCTATAAACTGCCGGAAATGCATACCAATCAGAGGATAAGTGTGTATTCGCATTAGCATGTATAACGATATACCCTCCTACCAAGACACAACTGCGCTACTGTTTGTCTCCCTTTTTACAAAAGGCGGACGATGGAAAAACTACTTGGATAAGATCACAGAAGCCACTCGTTCTTACAAGCCCTGTAACCCACAGAACTGCAGCTGTCATCTCAGGTAATATGCAGTCCAGCACAGTCACGTCACCTTCACCACTGCCACCTTGTCACGCTCTTTGGGTTCAGTCTTGTTCCCTTGACCTGTCAGTTTTCATTGATGAGGTGAGTTTAAAATCTCAGTGAATGTGTGAGGCATCAAATGTGCATGAGTCATATTCCACTGAGATGTCCCTTCAAGAAAATGATTCTCCTGGATTAACAGGGAGTGCAGAGGAAAATTAAGACAACATAATCAGTGATGTTACAAGATCAAGGTGTGACACTAAAGTAACTAACACAGTTCAAAATCAAACATCCGTGATTAATTCCCAAAATGAACTCACATTTTGGCCTTTGAATgtaaaaaaactgtttttatgTCTTTAGACTTTATCCGGACACGCCCCACATGACTTGTATCTCGCCCCTCAGAGTTCTGGAAAACGATCTCCATCCGTTCCGGGATGGAATTTCAGAAGAGGTGTTTCAGGAAACCGTGCAACGGGCCGTGGGGACACACTACCAGGTCATCGGGAAGAAACTATTCCGTGAGCAGAGCTGCATGTTCCCAGcaaggtgtgtgcgtgtgtcagtgtttctcagcgtTGGACCTTTGTGCCTCAGGATGACACGGGGCTGTGCACGTCTCTCTCCATACCTGTGCAGGTGTAGCGGTGTGGAGCACTTCATCCTGCAGGTGATAGACCACTTGCCAGACATGGAAATGGTGATTAACGTGCGTGATTACCCCCATGTGCGCCACTGGATGCATCCAGTCCTGCCTGTCATGTCCTTCAGTAAGGTAAACAGTCACATATGCATGTGGTCGTGTACCAGAGTTTACAGGTTCAGTGCTACTACTTGTACCACGTAACATAACCAAACATGCAAAGAACCTTTATTGTGCAATAGTGTTTCCTTGGTAAACTCTGCACTGTCTGTCTCTAGACTCGGGACTTCCATGACATTATGTACCCTGCCTGGACCTTTTGGGAAGGTGGACCAGCAGTGTGGCCCATATACCCCACTGGATTGGGTCGCTGGGACCTCATGAGGGAGGAGTTGGAGAGGCGAGCAGAGCCAATCACAGTTCTCCATTCATAGCACACATCTTGCTGCATGAGAGGCTTGTGATCAGACAAACAGCCCTGCACTTTTACCAAGGCAATGAGGAATCATTCTCACCCATCCAGGTCATCGGCACAGTGGCAATGGAAAGAGAAGGAATCAAAAGGTTTCTTCAGGGGATCAAGGTCTGtgttgttctgtgtctgagCATGCCCAAGAGATTATGGAGAGACCAATGGTTTGACTCACTGAATAGCACACTGATAGTCTTCATCTTCACAGCGTGACCAGCATCAAACGCCAATAATTGGCAGCGTTGGATTCGTTCTTGCGTAAATCGATTGCCGATGTTGAATTGAGAGTGTACGACGGTTGTGTGATCCGTAGGACCAGTCCGGAGCGAGACCCGCTAATCTTGCTTTCGCGGGAGGACCCTCAGCTGGTGGATGCAGAGTACACAAAAAATCAGGCCTGGAAGTCAGAGAAGGTGAAGCCTTTCCTGCCATAACAACACCAGCCTGTTCCCTGCAGAGGAACTGTAGGTTTCATCAGCCCCTATTAATGAAAAGCAGTAATCATGCACATCTACTCCTTCTCCTTTATCCTCTACCAGGACACACTGGGCAAACCACCAGCCAAGGAGATACCCCTTGTAGATCATTGCAGATACAAGTATGAACTCCTGATGTTTATATCAATTATATAAATGATTAAATATggacaaaaaaatatttgaaatgaaCATCCAAAAGCACCTTGGATCCTACAAGCTCATAACCGCCTTCCTCCAGAACTTTCTACCCTCTACTCAGCCACTACTATCCGCAGGTACCTGTTCAACTTCCGTGGGGTAGCAGCCAGCTTCCGCTTCAAGCACCTGTTCCTCTGTGGCTCCTTGGTGCTGCACGTGGGTGACGACTGGCTGGAGTTCTTCTATCCCCAACTTAAGCCCTGGGTCCACTACATTCCTGTGAAGCAGGACCTATCTGACGTCCGGTAATTGACCTGTTCCGCTCCAGCTGAGTGGTATTAGAGCAGCACGGCCGGACTGGGTTCAGTGTTTCCGTAAACACACTCTAACCTTTCTTTACAGTCATTCTGGTCCCATTTTTAGCCTAATAGTAGTTTGTTCACCTTTGGGAAGGACTCGCTGTTCTGTGTTTTCCCATAATTTTCTGTACATGTCCTACTTCCACAGAGAGCTGCTCCAGTTTGTAAAAGAAAACAATGACGTTGCTTATCATGTGGCTAAAAGGTAAGGATGGCTTTCGAATGCCTCTTTGTACCCCAGATCTAAGGGACATTTCATTTTGGTCTTATGGTGCTCATGTTGTGATTAGTTAGCAGATTCCCAGCACTAGCTGGGTTTGTTCAATCTATACTGTCTACGGTGTGTTAAGTTCCCTGTTTAAATACAGAATGTCACTTTTCTCCCGCCAGAGGTCAGCAGTTCATCCAGGATCACCTGGATATGGAAGATGTATCATGTTACTGGGAGAAACTGCTCACTGAGTTTGGCCGTCTGCTGAAATACAAGCCCAAAAGGAACGCAGCCTACGACCAGATCTTCAGCAAGACCATTCATACAGAGCTGTGAGCATCACACCCACCGCCGACGGTTGGTCAGGAGCCACTCCGATTCAGGCCAAGGATCTGCATTTTGGCTGAGGGCCACATCCGGAGCGTCTTCTCCAATTGCAAAGGAACTTAAGTTTCTTAAGATGGTCGTTGAATAGCAACTGAAGAACCAAATATGTCTTTTGTTCccttgtttttttatgttttgtaaAGGTGTAAGGTTGTACATGAGATTAAATAGTTTTCTTATAATGTATATATAGTGCTTTGGTCTGAAATACGACAGTTCTGTttttagaggttttttttttcctttaatttcGGATTAATTGCCATTTAAATATATGCTGGATTCAGACGGATTTTATTGCCCCCTTGTGGATGACGATAGACTGTTTCAGTATATCCAACTGTACTTAAAATAGCGATCCAAGACCTGAAAACTTGCGAACGGCAAAGAACTGGTAGAAAAGGTAACTATAATCACATTTGCAACACTGAGAATCTGGGGCACCGACCAGTGGTAGTAGAAAAAGGAATGACACCCATGGATTTAACAGTGGGGACCAAGTAtcccccataatgtaataaaaacctgttattttgacattgcggggaccatttttcaggtccccacaaagatctgtgaattcaatcaaaaaagtaaaaatgccaaaagtctcgtttttttttttggttacttatggttaaggttagggctgggtaggggttaaggtcgtcatgttgttcccccatagaaatgaatggagtccctacacaaagatataattacaaacctctgtatgtatgtatgtgtgtgtgtgtgtgtgtgtgtgtgtgtgtgtgtgtgtgtgtgtgtgtgtgagagagagagagagagatatgcTGTGCTGCTCCAGCCCCCTTCCGCATTTTCAAGATTGATGCATTGATATGTGTTCACAATAAAACATTTCAGTTAAAAATGCCTGTAATTTGATTGTTTCTGTTCTTCACTGGTGGGTTTTAACAATGTATTTATCGTCGCCAGgtattaatgcattataaaaaaTAACGCCGGTTTATTGTTTACAAAATATACTAATGGGATGTGGTTTGATTTACAGTCGTGCAGCGCGGCTGGTCCTCCACCGCTAGAGGCCGCTGCGTCAATTTCGGTGACACGGAATAAAGGTCGGGTTTCCGCTGGAGGTCGGCGTGTCGCCGGTGCTCTATCGAGCTACAGCGCTGCTGCGGTCCCCTAGCAGTGGATGTGCTAGAATGTTAATATGTCAGCTCGGTTTCAGAGTGAGACACCCGAGCGGAGTGCCGTGCGGCTTGACGAGTCTGGATGTCAGCGGCCGGTGTGGTGGCCCCTCTCTCTGAT
This window of the Paramormyrops kingsleyae isolate MSU_618 chromosome 1, PKINGS_0.4, whole genome shotgun sequence genome carries:
- the LOC111841074 gene encoding calsequestrin-2-like isoform X1; the protein is MRAFLLSFLPCLYLVPPCNPMKGLEFPSFDGKDRLININERNYKKALKRYDVLCLLCHQPPSTSKNLHKQHLSKLILEVRGYMLTAQVLEDKDIGFGMIDSHQDAKVAKKLGLEEEGSLYTIKEGQVMEYKGCLSADTLMGFLLDLLKEPVELISSPVELRAFSRMQEDIRLIGYFKREDSEHFKAFQEAARKFQPYVKFFATFDKAVARQLTLKINELDLYEPFMEEPVTIPGKIHSEQEIVDFVTEHRRPAMRKLQAGDLFQTWEDNVNGIHIVAFAEKEDPDGYEFLEILKEVARSNTDNPQLSMLWIDPDDFPLLITYWEKTFHVDLLKPQIGVVNVTGADSIWLNMAANEDLPSAEEVEHWIKDVISGKFRTEDDDEDGGEFSKDEEDDESYEDGDDVEEYAEDEDYEDEDYEDEEDEDKDDDDDDDDDDDDDDENCD
- the poglut1 gene encoding protein O-glucosyltransferase 1; translated protein: MRSDTMRKMEPHWILLPFFILHFCCAGIRAAETGGRWKNYLDKITEATRSYKPCNPQNCSCHLRVLENDLHPFRDGISEEVFQETVQRAVGTHYQVIGKKLFREQSCMFPARCSGVEHFILQVIDHLPDMEMVINVRDYPHVRHWMHPVLPVMSFSKTRDFHDIMYPAWTFWEGGPAVWPIYPTGLGRWDLMREELERSSAQWQWKEKESKGFFRGSRTSPERDPLILLSREDPQLVDAEYTKNQAWKSEKDTLGKPPAKEIPLVDHCRYKYLFNFRGVAASFRFKHLFLCGSLVLHVGDDWLEFFYPQLKPWVHYIPVKQDLSDVRELLQFVKENNDVAYHVAKRGQQFIQDHLDMEDVSCYWEKLLTEFGRLLKYKPKRNAAYDQIFSKTIHTEL
- the LOC111841074 gene encoding calsequestrin-2-like isoform X2, with the protein product MRAFLLSFLPCLYLVPPCNPMKGLEFPSFDGKDRLININERNYKKALKRYDVLCLLCHQPPSTSKNLHKQHLSKLILELTAQVLEDKDIGFGMIDSHQDAKVAKKLGLEEEGSLYTIKEGQVMEYKGCLSADTLMGFLLDLLKEPVELISSPVELRAFSRMQEDIRLIGYFKREDSEHFKAFQEAARKFQPYVKFFATFDKAVARQLTLKINELDLYEPFMEEPVTIPGKIHSEQEIVDFVTEHRRPAMRKLQAGDLFQTWEDNVNGIHIVAFAEKEDPDGYEFLEILKEVARSNTDNPQLSMLWIDPDDFPLLITYWEKTFHVDLLKPQIGVVNVTGADSIWLNMAANEDLPSAEEVEHWIKDVISGKFRTEDDDEDGGEFSKDEEDDESYEDGDDVEEYAEDEDYEDEDYEDEEDEDKDDDDDDDDDDDDDDENCD